Part of the Paenibacillus sp. JNUCC32 genome is shown below.
GAAGCAGCCGGAGGCCATGTGGTCAGACTGAGCCATCGCGAAGAGGTCACCCGGTTTATCAGGGATAAAGCGATGGAGATGAGCGCAGCTACGATTCTTCGTCAGCAGGAGGACGCGCTGGATCGACTGGGTCTGGAAGAGAGTCTGCCCGATGCGCTGGTTCTCTCCTGGAACGAAGCGGCGGACACGGATTGGAGGGCTGTCGCCGCCAGAGCCGACTTCGGCGTTGTCATGGCCGATTACGCTGCGGCCTACACCGGTTCGATTACGGTGAAGTCCGCCCCGCATAAGGGCCGTTCGGTCAGCCTGCTGCCGACCGTACTGATGGCTATCATTCCAATCGACAGAATGGTTACCCGATTAGGAGAGATTCTCGTACAGTTCGATCAGGCCGGACGTGAGCAGCTGCCAGCAGGGATCCATTTCATATCGGGTCCGAGCCGTTCCGCCGATATCGAGAACGATCTGACGATTGGTGTTCACGGACCCGGCATCGTATATGCCTTGCTGGTAGATTCCTACGAAGCATAATATGTAATCTTAAACGCAAGATGAGCCCCGAGCCGGGAGCAGTCCGTTGGATGCTCCCGGCTTGGGGCTCATTTAGATTATAGAAATACATAAGTTTTCAGAGAAACTGAAAATTCGATTCACACCTATTCCGCCTTCTGTTTCCGTCTTCGGTGAAAGTAGATGGAACGCTGCTTTTCTTGCGTATATGCTATTTGCCTTTGCGCGTCAGCTCGGCC
Proteins encoded:
- a CDS encoding LutC/YkgG family protein, translating into MTNETDRGWLTRLEEQSRRKQEQFMDGIAAKLGRDRIRSAPEHPFRGAPDFWKEFNWPLEEKITQFTANFEAAGGHVVRLSHREEVTRFIRDKAMEMSAATILRQQEDALDRLGLEESLPDALVLSWNEAADTDWRAVAARADFGVVMADYAAAYTGSITVKSAPHKGRSVSLLPTVLMAIIPIDRMVTRLGEILVQFDQAGREQLPAGIHFISGPSRSADIENDLTIGVHGPGIVYALLVDSYEA